The Salinibaculum sp. SYNS191 genome has a window encoding:
- a CDS encoding ISH3 family transposase, which produces MSNTQQADGEIHEDQLLNFLVNQLDEEVGLSLGSNAEIDTEDIYEVLVGACADGTSISELCESSDDSPHKNTVLYHLREKFDLASVERVGNALLQKDVLEILPEQVEVVADLHLRPYYGDEDETDGLYHSEAKRGTTAFHAYATLYARVKNKRYTLAVRRLVDGDTASTVLAAFLGILDGLDLSVKAVYLDREFYDSKCLTLLQVHNHAYVMPIVRWGKKIKQVLSEGWSRVIQHDLTAKLDGHSWTVEFPVYIDCTYQNGRYDEHGVARHGYAADAPFIDTPREARYHYAKRFGIEASYRLSEQSIATTTTQNPVVRLLYVVVSLLLQNVWRYLHWEFVATPRRGGRRLWKWPFTEFIRMMCRAAWTALATRRAVPANRPPDDRFHR; this is translated from the coding sequence GTGTCCAATACCCAGCAAGCAGACGGTGAAATCCACGAGGACCAGCTCCTTAACTTCCTCGTCAACCAGCTTGACGAGGAAGTAGGGCTCAGCCTCGGTAGCAACGCAGAAATCGATACTGAAGACATCTACGAGGTCCTCGTCGGCGCCTGCGCCGACGGGACCTCAATCTCCGAACTCTGTGAATCCAGTGACGATTCACCCCACAAAAACACGGTTCTGTACCATCTCCGCGAGAAATTCGACCTTGCGTCCGTTGAACGAGTTGGGAACGCGCTTCTCCAGAAGGACGTGCTGGAGATCCTTCCCGAGCAGGTGGAGGTCGTCGCCGACCTCCACCTGCGGCCCTACTACGGTGACGAAGACGAGACAGACGGCCTCTATCATTCAGAAGCCAAGCGTGGAACCACCGCGTTCCACGCCTACGCGACACTCTACGCGCGTGTGAAGAACAAACGCTACACGCTGGCGGTGCGCCGTCTCGTCGACGGCGACACCGCCAGCACTGTCCTCGCAGCGTTTCTCGGAATTCTTGACGGCCTTGACCTCAGCGTCAAGGCCGTCTATCTCGACCGCGAATTCTACGATAGCAAGTGTCTCACGCTGCTTCAGGTACACAACCACGCCTACGTGATGCCGATCGTCCGGTGGGGAAAGAAGATCAAGCAGGTCCTCTCGGAAGGATGGAGCCGTGTCATCCAACACGATCTGACGGCGAAACTCGACGGTCACAGCTGGACCGTCGAGTTTCCCGTCTATATCGACTGTACCTACCAGAACGGGCGATACGACGAACACGGGGTGGCGCGTCACGGCTACGCCGCTGACGCGCCGTTCATTGACACGCCACGTGAAGCCCGATACCACTACGCCAAACGCTTCGGTATCGAGGCCAGTTATCGGCTCTCCGAACAAAGTATTGCGACGACCACAACGCAGAATCCGGTCGTACGGCTGTTGTACGTCGTAGTGAGCCTGCTCCTACAGAACGTGTGGCGGTATCTGCACTGGGAGTTTGTGGCGACGCCCCGCCGTGGCGGGCGTCGCCTCTGGAAGTGGCCGTTCACGGAGTTCATCAGGATGATGTGTCGGGCAGCGTGGACGGCCCTCGCGACGCGTCGGGCCGTCCCCGCAAACCGGCCACCTGACGACCGGTTCCACCGGTAG
- a CDS encoding PQQ-binding-like beta-propeller repeat protein, with translation MNKPLVIGSVLTLLIICGFSGVAVATPGLIAEPTPHHEMSLQFSGVETGNTDILPNSVAEPADSLALSPTDPLPGVVRRFAAIHSENSGSTATSAEVRAVNNYNVSNHGGVLDPTSVTQAWNVPLRHSTVTRDESITFSTSNSTDSNGSLESHGRDFDGDGRPGQSGTTAGWSLDRSRQRSVQLPVTDTSTNEATAARNISVSGESSPSGEFDGDWHMAGDNPANSHDNSESFGLSGNLTRKWTFDGATAETLVTVVDQRIYFGGANGSLYVLDARTGDPIRTIAVGNGLDSAPVVLQGSIYVLSESGTLSSLETESGDERWSRQLAGTEWSELTVSDNRVYVGNNNGTVSAVDAGTGQTLWTFDTSGRITSSLAVANDAVYFRSRNSGLYAVDARSGAQLWRQSSEGRYSPVVMNGTVYVASATVEAFDARTGRQKWTYPISREVGYAAIDSPAAANGLIFVPDSENELHALDAETGEKEWEAAGGGFFYTPTVVDDTVYARSTNKSIIANNDRTLFGIDSQTGTVQWSRKAGDTDGSLVVVDGTLYILKDGSIRAFTGANTSTSTAGGTDETLTPILPVDGGDTPTQRPAETATPDGTEMTPVPPATPLVPDRGDSTPVSPGGIGGGSADTPVAPDRRGGSSLFEIVAQEDGELEYRVVVDGSVEKAELSERIGASENDDIRRRSDGTVVIDGETGNVGYGDAYRIDGEIVDFQRVSGDIDVIFRLDGRPVSAGDLSAGTPGGSVSPDTSAPPATPDSRTSLFEIIAQEEGEVHYRVVVEGDAKKAELSEQVGASENDDIRRQGDGTVVIDGETGNPGYGDAYRIDGDMVDFRRVSGDIGFVLRFDGKPVSAEELSRGPADSVETVKPGTPSGPETIEPTTPLPPERSRNSLFEIIAKEEGEVHYQVIVDGSAEKAELSERVGASENDDIRRRSDGTVVIDGETGNPGYGDAYRIDGRIVDFQRVSGDIDFVLRRNGERVSAAELSE, from the coding sequence ATGAATAAACCGCTGGTAATCGGTTCAGTGCTGACTCTCTTGATTATCTGCGGTTTCAGTGGTGTTGCCGTCGCGACTCCCGGGCTGATAGCCGAGCCCACGCCCCATCACGAAATGTCGTTGCAATTCAGTGGTGTCGAGACGGGGAACACAGACATCCTACCCAACTCAGTTGCTGAGCCGGCAGACAGCCTGGCTCTCTCGCCGACAGACCCGCTGCCAGGGGTTGTGCGTAGGTTTGCTGCGATACATTCGGAAAACTCTGGGAGCACTGCAACGAGCGCTGAAGTCAGGGCAGTGAATAATTACAACGTCTCCAATCATGGCGGCGTACTCGACCCCACTTCGGTCACTCAGGCGTGGAACGTCCCGCTCAGACACTCGACTGTCACTCGTGACGAGTCGATAACCTTCTCGACGTCGAATTCGACGGACTCCAACGGTTCTCTCGAGAGTCATGGCCGGGATTTCGACGGCGATGGACGACCTGGTCAATCAGGAACCACGGCTGGATGGTCGTTGGACAGGTCCCGACAGCGTTCCGTCCAGCTACCAGTGACAGATACCAGCACGAACGAAGCCACCGCGGCACGGAATATATCTGTCTCTGGAGAGTCCTCGCCTTCGGGAGAATTTGACGGCGATTGGCACATGGCCGGGGACAATCCAGCCAATAGTCACGACAACTCTGAATCGTTCGGTCTCTCGGGGAACCTCACCAGAAAATGGACCTTCGACGGTGCTACTGCCGAGACACTGGTAACGGTGGTTGATCAAAGAATCTACTTTGGAGGTGCGAATGGCTCGCTCTACGTGCTCGATGCCCGAACTGGCGACCCTATCCGGACCATCGCGGTTGGAAACGGACTTGATTCGGCTCCAGTCGTTCTGCAGGGGAGCATCTACGTCCTCTCGGAGAGTGGCACTCTTTCTTCGCTTGAAACGGAGTCAGGAGACGAGCGGTGGTCACGACAACTTGCGGGAACAGAATGGTCTGAGTTGACGGTTTCCGACAACCGCGTGTACGTCGGGAATAACAACGGCACTGTCTCTGCTGTGGATGCCGGAACTGGCCAGACACTGTGGACCTTCGACACATCCGGTAGAATCACCTCCTCGTTAGCTGTGGCCAACGATGCTGTGTATTTCCGAAGTCGCAATTCTGGCCTGTATGCAGTGGATGCGCGCAGCGGTGCCCAACTGTGGCGACAGTCCAGTGAGGGACGCTATTCGCCCGTCGTCATGAACGGAACAGTCTATGTGGCTTCTGCGACCGTGGAGGCTTTCGATGCACGCACAGGTCGTCAGAAATGGACGTATCCGATTTCCAGGGAGGTTGGATATGCTGCGATCGACAGTCCTGCTGCCGCGAATGGTCTGATTTTTGTTCCCGACAGCGAGAACGAACTACATGCACTTGATGCCGAAACCGGCGAAAAAGAGTGGGAAGCTGCCGGTGGTGGATTCTTCTACACGCCAACTGTCGTCGACGATACCGTCTACGCTCGCAGTACGAACAAATCAATCATCGCGAACAACGATCGGACGCTATTTGGAATCGATTCGCAAACAGGCACTGTTCAGTGGTCACGAAAGGCTGGTGATACCGATGGCTCTCTGGTCGTCGTCGACGGGACTCTCTACATATTGAAAGACGGGTCGATTCGTGCGTTCACTGGCGCCAATACGTCTACGTCCACAGCTGGCGGAACGGACGAGACACTCACGCCCATCCTCCCGGTAGACGGTGGCGACACGCCGACTCAGCGCCCTGCTGAGACTGCAACCCCGGACGGCACCGAAATGACGCCCGTCCCGCCTGCAACGCCTCTCGTGCCCGACCGCGGCGACTCCACGCCAGTGTCCCCAGGCGGTATCGGGGGCGGCAGTGCGGACACTCCGGTTGCACCTGACCGCCGTGGTGGTTCCTCGCTGTTCGAAATCGTGGCGCAGGAAGACGGGGAACTCGAGTATCGCGTCGTGGTCGACGGCAGCGTCGAGAAGGCCGAACTCTCGGAGCGCATCGGTGCCAGCGAAAACGACGATATCCGCCGACGGAGTGATGGGACCGTCGTCATCGACGGAGAGACGGGGAACGTCGGGTACGGTGACGCCTACCGGATCGATGGAGAGATCGTCGACTTCCAGCGCGTCAGCGGTGATATCGACGTCATCTTCAGACTCGATGGTCGGCCGGTGTCTGCTGGCGACCTCTCGGCAGGGACTCCTGGAGGCAGCGTCTCTCCGGATACCTCAGCGCCTCCGGCAACGCCCGATTCGAGAACGTCACTCTTCGAGATAATTGCGCAGGAGGAAGGTGAAGTGCACTACAGAGTCGTCGTCGAGGGGGATGCCAAAAAGGCTGAACTCTCTGAGCAGGTCGGTGCCAGCGAGAACGACGACATTCGCCGGCAGGGTGACGGCACTGTGGTCATCGACGGAGAGACGGGTAATCCAGGGTACGGCGATGCCTACCGTATCGATGGAGACATGGTCGATTTCCGGCGGGTCAGCGGTGACATAGGGTTCGTACTCAGATTCGATGGAAAGCCCGTATCGGCCGAAGAACTCTCCCGAGGCCCAGCGGACAGTGTGGAGACGGTTAAGCCGGGTACCCCATCAGGTCCAGAGACAATCGAACCGACGACGCCACTCCCACCCGAGCGGTCGAGAAATTCACTCTTCGAAATCATCGCCAAGGAGGAAGGAGAAGTGCACTATCAGGTGATCGTCGACGGCAGTGCAGAGAAGGCTGAACTCTCGGAGCGGGTTGGGGCCAGCGAGAACGACGACATTCGCCGGCGGAGCGACGGCACGGTCGTCATCGACGGAGAGACAGGCAATCCAGGCTACGGCGACGCCTACCGCATCGACGGCCGGATTGTCGACTTCCAGCGTGTCAGTGGTGACATCGACTTCGTCCTCAGACGTAATGGAGAGCGCGTCTCAGCTGCAGAGCTTTCGGAATAG
- a CDS encoding glutamate-cysteine ligase family protein, with protein sequence MSERPEDQRQAHSSGIVSPAEPAPVRRSVEVEYWVVDDEGWLTEPGDLVEASPGVEREFVAPLLEIKTSPCTSTGELRTELFDRLARVLRQATSQGKHLVPLATPVCEQSIENLPSERTEIQDRIIGENFDYVRHCAGTHIHVEQQPERAIDQLNTLIALDPALALVNSSPYFEREYLATGARSELYRWKAYETLPHQGQLWPYVDDMEEWAQLLERRYGEFVTEAIVSGFDRERVEEHFEPESAVWTPVKLREEFSTVEWRSPDTTLPSQVIQLADDVSGIIEHLVDADVHVAGTTGRITDEEIILPEFDAVQEYVAAGIRAGLSSSSVRSYLERMGFDVSAYEPMSEVIGSEGDLTASEARQLRLECADRLEKDVRQRRALHSE encoded by the coding sequence ATGTCTGAACGGCCCGAAGACCAGAGACAGGCCCACAGTAGTGGCATAGTTTCACCAGCCGAACCCGCCCCAGTTAGGCGAAGTGTCGAAGTGGAATACTGGGTCGTCGACGACGAAGGGTGGCTGACCGAGCCCGGCGACCTAGTCGAGGCATCGCCAGGGGTAGAGCGGGAGTTCGTCGCTCCCTTGCTCGAAATCAAGACCTCTCCCTGTACCTCGACAGGCGAACTTCGCACGGAACTCTTCGACAGACTGGCTCGCGTGCTCAGACAGGCAACGTCCCAAGGCAAACACCTCGTCCCGCTCGCAACGCCGGTGTGTGAGCAGTCTATCGAGAACCTCCCAAGCGAGCGCACGGAGATACAGGACCGCATCATCGGCGAGAACTTCGACTACGTCCGCCACTGTGCCGGGACGCACATCCACGTCGAGCAGCAACCCGAACGCGCAATCGACCAGCTGAATACGCTCATCGCACTCGACCCGGCGCTGGCGCTGGTCAACTCCTCGCCGTATTTCGAGCGGGAGTACCTGGCAACAGGGGCCAGGTCAGAGCTGTATCGCTGGAAGGCATACGAGACGCTACCACATCAGGGGCAACTCTGGCCTTACGTCGACGATATGGAGGAGTGGGCACAGTTGCTCGAGCGTCGCTACGGCGAGTTCGTCACAGAAGCAATCGTCTCGGGGTTCGACCGCGAGCGTGTCGAAGAGCACTTCGAGCCGGAGAGTGCCGTCTGGACGCCAGTCAAACTCCGCGAGGAGTTCTCGACTGTCGAATGGCGCTCGCCAGATACGACGCTGCCGAGTCAGGTCATCCAGTTAGCCGACGACGTTTCTGGGATTATCGAACACCTCGTCGACGCAGACGTCCACGTTGCGGGCACGACTGGCCGCATAACGGACGAGGAAATCATCCTGCCGGAGTTCGATGCAGTCCAGGAGTACGTCGCAGCCGGTATCCGAGCCGGTCTCTCCTCGAGTTCGGTCCGTTCGTATCTCGAGCGCATGGGATTCGACGTCTCGGCTTACGAGCCGATGTCGGAAGTGATCGGCTCCGAAGGGGACCTGACGGCGAGTGAGGCACGACAACTCCGTCTCGAATGTGCCGACCGCCTGGAGAAAGACGTTCGCCAACGGCGGGCGTTGCACTCTGAATAA
- a CDS encoding Xaa-Pro peptidase family protein, whose amino-acid sequence MPLIASDYERPFPDRVYRERVEQTQAKMAERGLDVLLLTDPTNQHYLSAYESDSWFTFQMLLVFRDKEQPVFTGRNMEIRAAEITTWMDDENVQCYSDDYAPNSLYHPVEWVKELVEEEGCADGTIGVEKSSDYLTVDSFERLQKSFENATFQDVSKMVTRQYLVKTDRELEYMREAARITDLGMEAAEEAIAEGVRENESVADVLHTLLNGTEESGGEMPASTPAYGPYHYRFANGRQFQDGDVFGIEFSGCLHNYYSPLCRTVYVGDPPDDLVALWEELNQDLQLILDTVEPGRTCEEVEEIYRNEATHPKASRSGYAIGLGLTSWGEGTASFTEGDETVLEPGMTFHSNPSIDTLNYPGGIGEEGLRMLHSETYVVTEDGCEVLGDYPRKIITV is encoded by the coding sequence ATGCCGCTGATTGCAAGCGACTACGAACGGCCGTTTCCAGACAGAGTCTACAGAGAGCGTGTTGAACAAACCCAGGCAAAGATGGCCGAGCGGGGTCTCGACGTTCTCCTGTTGACGGACCCGACGAACCAGCATTACCTTTCGGCATACGAAAGCGACTCCTGGTTCACGTTCCAGATGCTGCTCGTCTTCCGTGATAAAGAGCAGCCGGTGTTCACGGGACGGAACATGGAGATTCGTGCAGCCGAAATCACCACGTGGATGGATGATGAGAATGTCCAGTGTTACTCTGACGACTACGCTCCCAATTCACTGTATCACCCCGTCGAGTGGGTGAAAGAACTGGTCGAAGAGGAGGGCTGTGCTGATGGGACAATCGGCGTCGAAAAATCGAGCGATTATTTGACCGTTGATTCGTTCGAACGCCTCCAGAAGTCGTTCGAGAATGCGACGTTCCAGGACGTTTCCAAGATGGTCACCAGACAGTATCTAGTCAAGACCGACCGCGAACTCGAGTATATGCGGGAGGCTGCCCGGATTACAGACCTGGGGATGGAAGCTGCCGAGGAAGCCATCGCTGAAGGCGTTCGTGAGAACGAATCTGTGGCTGACGTGTTACACACACTGCTCAACGGTACCGAGGAATCTGGAGGTGAGATGCCAGCGTCAACGCCGGCGTATGGTCCCTATCACTACCGCTTTGCGAATGGTCGGCAGTTCCAGGATGGAGACGTCTTCGGCATCGAGTTCTCAGGGTGTCTCCACAACTACTACAGTCCGTTGTGCCGCACCGTCTATGTCGGCGATCCACCGGACGATCTTGTGGCGCTGTGGGAGGAACTGAATCAGGACCTTCAGCTCATTCTCGATACCGTCGAACCGGGACGAACCTGTGAGGAAGTCGAGGAAATCTATCGCAACGAAGCCACTCATCCGAAGGCCTCTCGAAGCGGGTACGCCATCGGCCTCGGTCTGACGAGCTGGGGGGAGGGTACCGCGAGCTTCACTGAAGGCGACGAGACAGTTCTCGAACCTGGCATGACGTTCCACTCGAACCCGTCTATCGACACGCTCAATTATCCGGGCGGTATCGGGGAGGAAGGACTCCGGATGCTCCACAGCGAGACGTATGTCGTGACCGAGGACGGGTGTGAAGTCCTCGGTGACTATCCGAGAAAAATAATAACGGTCTAA
- a CDS encoding MFS transporter, which yields MSKFRIEERRARLTESLRELASEGRGWALTVVALGWLLLLGTRLIFPALLPEIKTAYGLNNATAGGIISAISITVATMQFPSGVLADRVGERIVLVIGMVVAAIGLTILSTLPVLPAFLVGGILFGIGMGSFGSPRVMVLSNLYPKRDGTAIGITFSAGHVGTSTLPFVAGTLMILFGWQVGFLYVIPLFLFTAFGLWRFVPARTERASSETHKSRKAAIREILSVVTRRQILLTFLALSLWSFTFVGITTFLPTYLITEKGLSPQSATAIYSLLFVTGLFAQAGAGNVADRHGYRRVLLPLSAISIVPLFVFPFADGVWLLGGLVLLMGTRLGLMPVTNAYLISAVPDESQGSSYGLVRSFQAYIGSTGAVFVGFLADSGLFDEAFLILAGSTVIMTVIYLALPVEGS from the coding sequence ATGTCCAAATTCCGTATCGAGGAGAGAAGGGCTCGGTTGACCGAGTCACTTCGCGAATTGGCGAGCGAGGGGAGGGGGTGGGCCCTGACCGTCGTTGCCCTCGGGTGGCTGTTATTGCTGGGAACACGCCTGATATTTCCAGCACTCCTCCCGGAGATCAAGACTGCGTACGGACTCAACAATGCAACGGCGGGCGGTATCATCTCCGCTATCAGCATCACAGTCGCGACGATGCAGTTCCCGTCGGGCGTGCTCGCCGATCGAGTCGGAGAGCGTATCGTCCTCGTCATCGGGATGGTCGTCGCGGCAATCGGGCTGACTATCCTCTCGACACTGCCCGTGCTACCGGCGTTCCTCGTCGGCGGCATTCTGTTTGGGATTGGGATGGGCTCCTTTGGCTCCCCGCGGGTAATGGTACTCTCGAACCTCTACCCGAAACGTGACGGGACGGCGATTGGCATCACGTTTTCCGCAGGTCACGTCGGAACGTCAACTCTCCCCTTCGTGGCTGGAACGCTGATGATTCTGTTTGGGTGGCAGGTTGGCTTTCTGTACGTCATTCCGCTGTTTCTGTTCACCGCGTTCGGTTTGTGGCGGTTCGTTCCGGCCCGGACCGAGCGAGCGAGCAGCGAAACGCATAAATCGAGAAAAGCAGCAATCAGAGAGATTCTGTCGGTCGTTACTCGGCGACAGATCCTTCTCACCTTCCTGGCACTGTCACTCTGGTCGTTCACGTTCGTCGGTATCACAACCTTTCTGCCGACGTATCTTATCACGGAGAAGGGTCTCAGCCCGCAGTCAGCGACGGCAATCTACAGCCTGCTGTTCGTAACCGGACTTTTCGCCCAGGCAGGGGCTGGGAACGTTGCCGACCGACACGGGTATCGGCGGGTGTTACTTCCGCTGTCGGCAATCAGTATCGTCCCGCTGTTTGTCTTCCCCTTCGCCGATGGCGTGTGGCTTCTTGGCGGACTCGTACTCCTCATGGGAACACGGCTAGGGTTGATGCCAGTGACGAATGCGTATCTCATCTCGGCTGTCCCGGATGAAAGTCAGGGGTCGAGCTACGGGCTTGTTCGCTCTTTCCAGGCATACATCGGCTCGACCGGGGCAGTATTCGTTGGCTTTTTGGCCGATAGCGGGCTCTTCGACGAGGCGTTTCTCATACTGGCCGGCAGTACAGTCATCATGACAGTGATCTACCTCGCGCTTCCCGTCGAAGGGTCATGA
- a CDS encoding helix-turn-helix transcriptional regulator, whose translation MPDESSVSGVFEAIDFLTRSQNRARILELLDDRECCRRRDCEEHLGVSRTTVQRNLDALVEQGWVREHNDGYELNASGQRLYETFSEFADSVETIERLQPFLRWLPPDEFDLDIAHLADAEMTVASSNNPYAPVNRHVDALQSADEFRICTSVIGRDAMEQSWRRVVDDGGKGEVVVTASALSSIQEDSTYSELFENIRGTSALSVYVYDGEIPFYLGLIDDIVQIGVEDAEQIPRALVESESQSVREWAEQRYSQFKQVAEPLQ comes from the coding sequence GTGCCAGACGAGTCATCGGTGTCCGGGGTCTTCGAGGCCATCGACTTCCTCACTCGGTCGCAGAACCGGGCTCGGATTCTGGAACTCCTCGACGACCGCGAGTGCTGTCGTCGTCGAGACTGTGAGGAACACCTCGGTGTCTCCCGGACGACTGTCCAGCGAAATCTCGACGCACTCGTCGAGCAGGGCTGGGTCCGGGAGCACAACGACGGATACGAACTCAATGCGTCCGGACAGCGACTCTATGAGACCTTTTCGGAGTTTGCCGATTCGGTCGAGACGATAGAGCGTCTGCAGCCCTTTCTCCGGTGGCTGCCGCCCGACGAGTTCGACCTCGACATTGCGCACCTTGCAGACGCCGAGATGACGGTTGCCTCCTCGAACAATCCCTATGCACCCGTGAATCGACACGTCGACGCGTTGCAGTCGGCCGACGAATTTCGTATCTGTACCTCGGTCATTGGTAGGGACGCCATGGAACAAAGCTGGCGGCGCGTCGTCGACGATGGTGGGAAGGGAGAGGTCGTCGTCACCGCGAGTGCGCTCTCCAGCATCCAGGAGGATTCGACGTACTCGGAGCTATTCGAGAACATCCGGGGCACTTCGGCACTTTCCGTGTACGTGTACGACGGTGAGATTCCGTTCTACCTGGGGTTGATCGATGATATAGTCCAGATCGGTGTCGAAGACGCTGAGCAGATTCCCAGGGCACTCGTCGAGAGTGAGTCCCAGTCGGTACGGGAGTGGGCTGAGCAGCGGTATTCCCAGTTCAAACAAGTCGCCGAGCCTCTCCAGTGA
- a CDS encoding IclR family transcriptional regulator produces MTVAKNPIKTSVKTLTILDALSGSDGARITELADELGYTKGTVHHHLSTLEEHEYVVKRGGKYHLGMRVFQLGEATRQEHDLYEVAKPELDKLADKTGELANLMIEEHGRGYYLYIARGDEAINLDTKIGTRQYLHSSALGKVILAHLPKDRTTEIIDRHGLVAQTPNTVTDRDTFWEILDTVAENGVAFDGEERAEGIRCVAAPITDNDSRVLGAVSVSGPASRLKGTRFRDEIPELVKQAATVIGINVSYL; encoded by the coding sequence ATGACAGTCGCGAAAAATCCTATAAAAACCAGCGTAAAGACGCTCACGATACTGGATGCGTTGAGTGGCTCTGATGGGGCGAGGATCACCGAATTAGCCGACGAGCTAGGGTATACGAAAGGAACTGTCCACCACCATCTCAGCACGCTTGAGGAACACGAATACGTCGTGAAGAGAGGCGGCAAATACCATCTCGGAATGAGGGTGTTTCAGCTGGGCGAAGCTACTCGGCAGGAACACGATCTGTACGAAGTCGCTAAACCTGAACTCGACAAGCTGGCGGATAAGACTGGTGAGTTGGCCAATCTGATGATCGAGGAACACGGCCGCGGATATTACCTCTACATTGCCAGGGGTGACGAAGCAATTAATCTGGATACGAAAATCGGCACTCGGCAATATCTCCATTCGTCGGCGCTTGGAAAGGTAATCCTGGCCCATCTCCCCAAGGACCGTACGACGGAGATTATTGACAGGCACGGTCTCGTTGCTCAGACCCCGAATACTGTTACCGATCGGGACACGTTCTGGGAGATTCTCGATACCGTCGCGGAGAACGGTGTCGCGTTCGACGGTGAAGAACGGGCCGAAGGCATCAGATGCGTTGCTGCACCGATTACGGACAACGATAGCCGTGTTCTTGGTGCGGTGAGCGTTTCGGGCCCTGCCAGTCGATTGAAAGGCACGCGGTTCAGGGACGAGATTCCCGAGCTGGTCAAACAAGCGGCCACTGTCATCGGTATCAACGTGTCGTATCTGTAA
- a CDS encoding cytochrome P450: MTNGDAGSDSDSDADELPPGPDGLPVLGNTHQYIKQPMGFFDELAAYGDVVHCEFPRIDAVAVFHPDYIGDVLLGQGTYERWNFDELKELLDYEIAPRGLTFTRGEEWKRQRHFLQPMFGLDRLKGFSSAMVAATEEMVAEWDDGEEIVINEEFSRLTLSILTNSLFDFDLGKHQQVITEAADELQAMADMSGLGAVEMLLPSWVPTHRNRRYTQAMDAFDATVDTLIQERRAHPDQYDDLLTMMLEKEDDHDYTMTDEEIHDHLITFLIAGHETTAMALTFTWLLLATNPDERSRLETEATTVLDGPPTAEDLPDLTVTERVAKEAMRLYPPAGLLFREAVEETELGGYRIQEGTKILLPQFTVHTDDRWFDDPEQFRPERFRADRSDQRPDFAYFPFGGGPHQCIGMHFAMMELKHILPIIARRVELDLLSSPQPDVNMELTLQPSDDVRMRVHKR; this comes from the coding sequence ATGACGAACGGTGACGCGGGTTCAGATTCGGACAGTGACGCCGACGAACTCCCACCGGGTCCCGACGGGCTCCCAGTGCTCGGCAATACACATCAATACATCAAACAGCCCATGGGGTTTTTCGACGAGCTGGCTGCGTACGGGGATGTCGTCCACTGTGAGTTTCCTCGGATCGACGCGGTGGCCGTCTTCCATCCCGATTACATCGGTGACGTACTGCTGGGACAGGGCACCTACGAGCGGTGGAACTTCGACGAGCTCAAAGAACTGCTGGATTACGAGATTGCACCGCGAGGACTCACCTTCACCCGTGGCGAGGAGTGGAAACGACAGCGACACTTCCTGCAGCCGATGTTCGGGCTGGACCGCCTGAAAGGGTTCAGTTCGGCGATGGTCGCCGCGACGGAAGAGATGGTGGCGGAGTGGGACGACGGCGAGGAAATCGTCATCAACGAGGAGTTCTCGCGGCTGACGCTCTCGATTCTGACGAACTCGCTGTTCGACTTCGACCTCGGGAAACACCAGCAGGTGATTACCGAGGCTGCTGACGAACTGCAGGCCATGGCCGATATGAGTGGTCTCGGCGCCGTCGAGATGCTCCTGCCGTCGTGGGTGCCGACTCACAGGAACCGTCGCTATACACAGGCCATGGATGCCTTCGATGCGACCGTCGACACGCTCATCCAGGAGCGTCGGGCGCATCCGGACCAGTACGACGACCTCCTGACGATGATGCTCGAAAAGGAAGACGACCACGACTACACGATGACCGACGAGGAAATCCACGATCACCTGATCACGTTCCTCATCGCCGGTCACGAGACGACAGCGATGGCGTTGACCTTCACCTGGCTGTTACTGGCGACCAACCCGGACGAACGCAGTCGGCTGGAGACAGAAGCGACGACCGTCCTAGACGGCCCACCGACCGCCGAGGACCTCCCCGACCTCACCGTCACCGAGCGAGTAGCCAAGGAAGCGATGCGGCTGTATCCCCCGGCGGGGCTGCTGTTCCGCGAGGCCGTCGAGGAGACAGAACTCGGTGGGTATCGAATCCAGGAAGGGACGAAGATCCTCCTCCCTCAGTTCACCGTCCACACTGACGACCGGTGGTTCGACGACCCCGAACAGTTCCGGCCCGAGCGCTTTCGTGCGGACCGGAGCGACCAGCGGCCGGACTTTGCGTACTTCCCGTTTGGCGGTGGCCCCCACCAGTGTATCGGGATGCACTTTGCGATGATGGAACTGAAACACATTCTCCCCATCATCGCCCGACGGGTAGAACTGGATCTGTTGAGTTCGCCACAGCCCGACGTGAACATGGAGTTGACGCTGCAGCCCTCCGACGACGTCCGGATGCGTGTCCACAAGCGATGA